A region of the Candidatus Cloacimonadota bacterium genome:
CTGCCGAATAGGTCTGCCAAAAATTTCGATATGGATAGCGCCCCATCAAAACAAGTTCTGTGACTGTGTAATCAAACTGATAAGTGATCTCTTGAGGAATGACAGAGATAACTTTAGCGAGTTCTTTACGCTGCCAAGAGTTCAAGTTCTTATCTTTGATATATATATCTCCCTGTGACAGAGGAAGGAAGCCGATAATTGCTTTCAGAAGAGTCGATTTTCCTGCTCCATTTGGTCCTAAGATTGAGCAGAATTCACCTTTACGAAAGGTCAGGGTTAAATTTTCAATCACCTTCTGTTTGTAATAACCGGTCGATACATTTTGCAATTTTATCATCTTATCCTCGCTCTCGTTAAACATCTTGAGATCAATACCTTACAAGTACATAATGTGAAAGAACAGGTTTTAGAGGTAAGAGAAGATGAAGGCACGAAATCATTTGACAATTCCTACTAATTTACTATGTTATTAACAGGAGTGAAAAATGCAGTTAACAACAAAGACGGAATATGCCATTCGTGGATTGATAGAACTCGCTATGCAACCGGCAAAGAAACCGCTTGCTATTCGAGAGTTGTGCGAGAAGCAGAATCTTCCTATCAAATACATGGAGCAGATATTCCGTAAATTGAAATCAGCCGGATTACTGAATAGCATTAAGGGTGCTTATGGCGGTTACATTCTTAATCGTCCCCCTTCAAGAATTTCACTCAAAGAGATAATGTCAGCCATTGATGATCAGCCGGTAAAGCTTAACTGTTGCGGTAAAGAAGGACAACGATCTTACTGTGTTGGTGAACCATGCGATTTCTTCAATGTCTGGGAAGAAATTGAGAGTGAATTGGATACTCATCTGTCCCAAATTCACTTATCTCGATTTCTCAATGAAGCCAAGGAGTAACAATCATGAACGAGAGAATATATTTTAATAACTGTTTAACCACTAAACCGGCTCAGGAAGTTGTAGAAGCCATGCTTCCTTATCTGCAAAACAACTATTATTATCCCGAGAACTTTAACAAGACAGGTACACAAGCATCTCGTAATCTTAATGATTGGAAAGAGATAGTAGCCAAGACGATCGGGGCTAATAGTCCGGAAATCCATTTTACTGCCGGTGGCACACTTGCTAATAACATAGCTATCAAAGGGTTTCTTCTGGCTAATGCCGACAAAGGGAATCATATCATCTGTTCGGTAGTAGATTATCCCGACATCCTGACTAATGCCGCCTTCTTCGAACAGAGTGGTTTTGAGGTAACTTATCTGCAGGTTGACGATAAGGGTTTCATTGATCTGGATCAGCTCAAGCGCTCGCTTAAAAATGAAACCATCCTCTTTATGACCACTTTAGCCAATCATACTGTAGGTGCAATACAGCCACTGGAAGAGATCAATGCGATCCTGCAGGGCTCAGGACATCGGATATATGTTCATGCTGATGCCTGTGAAGCTTATGGCAGGATACCCATTAATGTAGATCAGCTCGGTATTGATATGATGTCAGTCAGCGGGCATAAGATCTATGGACCACAGGGCTCCGGATTTCTTTATGTACGCAAAGGGGTAAAGCTTAATCCGCTTATTCATGGCATTGTCAGGTTGGATGACTTACAAACCGGCGGTATTAGTATTGCCAATACAGCCGGGTTAGTTAAAGCTATCGAGTTGATCTTTTCTGATTACGACGGTTATGTTTCTCATTTAAAAGAGATCAGTAACTACTTCCTCGAAAAGGTAAAAGAGAAGATCCCCTATATTCTGATCAACGGACCTCTTGGAGAGAAGCGGGCTCCTCATAATCTCAATATCTCTTTCGATTATATTGAAGGTGAGGCGATCATGATGATGCTTGACCTGTCGGATATATCGGTTGCTACCGGCAGTGCCTGTGCTTCTCAGGGCTTGAAACCTAACTATGTGCTCAAAGCGCTGGGTAGAACTCACGAACAGTCTCACGGCTCGATGAAATTTACTTTCAGTCGTTATCATACCAAAGAAGATATTGACATTTTAGTCGAAAGATTAATTAAAGTCGTTGAAAAACTGCGTGAGGGTAGCACCCTGTATCCTGGGAACAAGTAACATAAATTACGGAGTAAAAGATGGAATATTCAGAAAAAGTATTAGAACACTTCATGAACCCCAAAAACAGAGGCAAGATCGAGGATGCCGATGCAGTCGCTACAGAAGGAAGTCCCGCTTGTGGCGATCAGGTCTCTGTTTATCTTAAAGTAAATGCAGAAACATTGATCATAGAAGACATAAAATTTCAGTCTTACGGTTGTGCTTCCAATATAGCCACAGGATCTATCATTACCGAAATGGCTAAGGGTAAAACGCTGGAAGAGGCGAAGAAGATAACTTGGCAAGATGCTGCTTCCGAGTTAGACGGATTGCCACCGATCAAGATGCACTGCTCTGTTTTGGCAGTAGATACTTTAAGATCAGCGATCAAGAAATATGAGATATCTCATAATCTGGCTGAGCAGGAGAAATTTTCCAAAGCTACTATCATTGAAGAGTTAGAGAAAATACTCTACCCCAAAGTCGGTAAGAATCTGATTGAACTCAAAATGGTCAAATATGTCGGCTGGGATGAGGGTGTAGCAATTATTGATCTCGATATTCCAAAATTTGATGAGTATCGTGATAATATTGTTGATGAAATTAAGGAACATCTCGAAAAATACCCTGAGATCAAAGACATCAAGATCACCATGATGTAATCTTCCACGATTTCACACTAATTGTATCACTGATGTACACAGATAAAAGTGTGAAAAGGTGGAATGGTGATGAGAGAAAGATTCATTTCAGAGGCGACAGCTAGTCGTCCTTTTTTTGTTGCTACATCGTTCAGAATATTACTTTATCACAGTAATCTTATTGTCTAACCTATCTAATTTTTATTCGTGCTAATTCTTTAGTTAAAACCTACTATTCTTCCGCAGGTTTTTCCTATCACCTAATCCCTAAAACCTAACACCTAATTTTAACCTATTCTTCACAATATGTACCTGTTAAAGATCTGATCTATTTTTTATTACTTCTTGCTATACTACCGCTGGGGCTCCTAAATCTTCTCTTCCTGCTATTCCTCCCACAGTGCATCTCAATCTTTTCTCCGTGATCTCTGTGTCTCTATGTTTTATATTTTACTCTTGCTCTACTTCCGCTGGGGCATCCGTGTTCATCCTTTTTTAATCGGTGTGCATTCGTGGATGATGCTT
Encoded here:
- a CDS encoding cysteine desulfurase, with the translated sequence MMNERIYFNNCLTTKPAQEVVEAMLPYLQNNYYYPENFNKTGTQASRNLNDWKEIVAKTIGANSPEIHFTAGGTLANNIAIKGFLLANADKGNHIICSVVDYPDILTNAAFFEQSGFEVTYLQVDDKGFIDLDQLKRSLKNETILFMTTLANHTVGAIQPLEEINAILQGSGHRIYVHADACEAYGRIPINVDQLGIDMMSVSGHKIYGPQGSGFLYVRKGVKLNPLIHGIVRLDDLQTGGISIANTAGLVKAIELIFSDYDGYVSHLKEISNYFLEKVKEKIPYILINGPLGEKRAPHNLNISFDYIEGEAIMMMLDLSDISVATGSACASQGLKPNYVLKALGRTHEQSHGSMKFTFSRYHTKEDIDILVERLIKVVEKLREGSTLYPGNK
- a CDS encoding Rrf2 family transcriptional regulator, with protein sequence MQLTTKTEYAIRGLIELAMQPAKKPLAIRELCEKQNLPIKYMEQIFRKLKSAGLLNSIKGAYGGYILNRPPSRISLKEIMSAIDDQPVKLNCCGKEGQRSYCVGEPCDFFNVWEEIESELDTHLSQIHLSRFLNEAKE
- a CDS encoding iron-sulfur cluster assembly scaffold protein, with amino-acid sequence MEYSEKVLEHFMNPKNRGKIEDADAVATEGSPACGDQVSVYLKVNAETLIIEDIKFQSYGCASNIATGSIITEMAKGKTLEEAKKITWQDAASELDGLPPIKMHCSVLAVDTLRSAIKKYEISHNLAEQEKFSKATIIEELEKILYPKVGKNLIELKMVKYVGWDEGVAIIDLDIPKFDEYRDNIVDEIKEHLEKYPEIKDIKITMM